A single Candidatus Cloacimonadota bacterium DNA region contains:
- a CDS encoding ABC transporter substrate-binding protein, translating into MRRLTLFALMLLLLSACGKSKNAGDKLSVTLDWTPNTNHTGLYVAQELGYFAEEGLVVDIQQPGQGITDQIVATGKSEFGVSYQENVIRARSEGIPLQSIAAVIQHNTSGFASLKEAGINSPKDFEGKRYGSWDSPSELAILTNVVEGVGGDISKVDVISGVYDFFSTIGKDADVEWIYYGWDGVLAEHRGIELNYLPLKDLNPVFDYYTPVIISSEDYLRDNPETTAKFLAAVKRGYEFCIKEPAKASEILLKHVPELNTDQVRLSMNYLADQYQADAKYWGYQSSDVWFGFAKWMSDEKLISKSINVDKAFTNKYLMP; encoded by the coding sequence ATGAGAAGACTTACACTATTCGCATTGATGCTACTGCTTTTATCTGCTTGCGGAAAATCAAAGAACGCAGGGGACAAACTGAGCGTAACCCTGGACTGGACTCCAAACACAAATCATACGGGACTGTATGTAGCTCAAGAACTCGGCTACTTTGCCGAGGAAGGGCTGGTAGTTGATATCCAGCAGCCGGGGCAAGGAATCACAGATCAGATTGTAGCAACGGGCAAGAGCGAATTTGGCGTCAGCTATCAGGAGAACGTGATTCGAGCTCGTAGTGAAGGCATCCCTTTGCAATCCATAGCGGCGGTTATTCAGCACAATACATCCGGTTTTGCTTCTCTGAAGGAAGCGGGGATAAACAGCCCCAAGGACTTTGAAGGCAAGCGCTATGGCAGTTGGGACAGCCCTTCCGAGTTAGCAATACTGACCAATGTAGTGGAAGGAGTCGGTGGAGATATCAGCAAGGTGGATGTGATATCAGGAGTATATGACTTCTTCTCCACCATCGGTAAAGATGCAGACGTCGAATGGATATACTATGGCTGGGATGGCGTATTGGCAGAACACAGAGGTATAGAACTGAACTATCTTCCGCTAAAAGATCTGAATCCTGTATTTGATTACTATACACCAGTGATCATCAGCAGTGAGGACTATCTGAGAGATAATCCAGAGACTACTGCCAAGTTTCTGGCAGCAGTGAAAAGAGGCTATGAATTTTGTATAAAAGAGCCGGCTAAAGCTTCGGAGATCTTACTGAAACACGTACCTGAGCTTAATACAGATCAGGTAAGGCTTAGCATGAACTATCTGGCGGATCAGTATCAGGCCGATGCTAAATACTGGGGATATCAGAGTTCGGATGTATGGTTTGGCTTTGCGAAATGGATGAGTGACGAAAAGCTTATCAGCAAATCCATCAATGTAGACAAAGCCTTTACAAACAAGTACTTGATGCCCTGA